A portion of the Ficedula albicollis isolate OC2 chromosome 4, FicAlb1.5, whole genome shotgun sequence genome contains these proteins:
- the CLNK gene encoding cytokine-dependent hematopoietic cell linker, with protein MLEAIHSLRILPAKPLQESEYADKRCLRPSGTTSPTSRSPPQLLQDSAIRTFDPEERTLPNVRGGRMKIHGYQEPTPPPRPPKMLPKQYQPLPPEPRISSQVFPKRSTLRQDPTFPISANVTRPSSVRESNKAPGRDQVTSLGKKPEVSFQAQQHPPEASPQCTRSSKNICRSGSTLRVDNLTVKKSPPPTSYAACKNKSKHLLVEQEMQSLTQPAEKDLNKCEWYVGEYDRHKAEKILLQKNLDETFLVRDCSKKSKSEPYVLVIYYGRRVYNIKVRFLEESQQYALGTGLRGECKFNSVEEIIDFYKSVPITLIDGKDQSGNHREQCYLTHPFKSC; from the exons ATGCTGGAGGCCATTCATTCCTTGAGAATCCTTCCTGCCAAACCTCTACAAGAATCTGAATATGCAG ATAAACGTTGCTTAAGGCCTTCAGGTACCACTTCCCCAACGAGCAGGAGCCCACCTCAGCTCCTCCAAGACTCAGCT ATTCGCACATTTGATCCGGAGGAGAGAACACTGCCAAATGTAAGAG gaggaagaatgaaaatacaTGGATACCAG GAGCCTACACCTCCCCCACG GCCTCCAAAGATGCTGCCAAAGCAGTATCAGCCCCTGCCTCCAGAGCCACGAATAAGCAGCCAGGTCTTTCCCAAGAGGAGCACACTCCGCCAAGATCCCACCTTTCCAATATCAGCAAATGTCACAAG accTTCATCTGTTAGGGAGTCAAATAAA GCACCTGGAAGAGATCAAG TTACAAGTTTGGGGAAGAAACCTGAAGTATCTTTTCAAGCACAACAGCATCCTCCTGAAGCCAG CCCTCAATGTACACGGAGCTCTAAAAACATTTGCAGATCAG GTTCCACATTAAGAGTAGATAATTTGACAGTGAAGAAGTCACCACCTCCTACATCATATGCagcatgcaaaaataaatcaaaacatttgCTTGTGGAACAGGAAATGCAATCTCTTACCCAACCCGCTGAAAAG GATTTAAACAAATGTGAATGGTACGTTGGAGAATATGATCGCCATAAAGCAGAGAAGATACTGTTACAGAAAAACCTT GACGAGACATTCTTGGTTAGAGATTGTTCAAAGAAATCGAAGTCTGAACCGTACGTTTTGGTTATTTATTATGGAAGGAGAGTGTACAACATTAAAGTCCGTTTTCTGGAAGAAAGCCAACAATACGCGTTGGGAACAGGGCTCAGAGGAGAGTGT AAATTTAATTCGGTGGAAGAGATCATTGACTTCTACAAATCCGTTCCCATAACACTCATTGACGGAAAGGATCAGTCAGGAAATCACAGAGAACAATGCTACCTCACACATCCATTCAAGTCATGCTGA
- the ZNF518B gene encoding zinc finger protein 518B, with translation MQLKKMREILPRLYPGQINDKNNSLTTSPKQSDDKTSLSKGVDDQNCCYQGTEAENNKLSLISCIKCRNVQKISIQDIEKHKKLEWTEDKNFICKKCSHIKPPAFDYVPEGANAADYERHERKSPNKTQKTFKVKNFLPGKYYCDKCRFSTKDPLQYKKHVGQHEEIKFLCSHCSYVSYTKGEFQRHLVKHTGTFPYQCEYCEYGAVRHDYIVKHTRRVHETPRKRLSNTLVNHKQKKLIQSTLCKKQKYNKIPLQNELSNLSSNMVCEFPSKATKTACSSQNVECSINTSSVQDKTILEPSEMSVCENQSVEVEVYSPKTEPLQPGMPLTVIAPSELVVPSNCLAQIVELKIVNGAQQLVLKLIPMKEAAYKPVNCAEEELESQGTEQSAEVKTPSSVCQNELLTMEVNVNKSSSVSNQPNLDSTYEKNSECFCSPDPQLSGYSSVSIQREDTSKLCFHLVKGVDVHSGVIELCSPSLAMNSTEKKSDLKSSRGKVDGKNSDLYCNEEGEDTYRPKYTSVSEGSSSKNIPVEAAQEGKNSFAVCKEKGILCVKRLDKEHRSLPVSSTEAHLAGKGFGKKSITSSEAGKNFHINKTPPFEDVTSGLSKVKRTETLSQKSGHLLESLELQKMENKGSPFEGPVISSVFSLSSGAKNVPEDVRWDDTTRRKKSATLLCRKIAQLMNAAEPNMKSMPLRCQASSKKLHLPRESSASCATEVEQTATVSEVHGERSVISSEEHSKDQLFTFARTSKNRVTKNSHVATPVFIPKGTMLRVLNASSSQSSCGIENRGETSATVHHNEMFLPRPVPVSASETLSSKFPSLPNQSEPSAESQTVSLRQRPKREASAKSNSKQTGVPFQKSNDVSKQSKPYSKSQLSPKNKAKQPSFRELPKRKTRAQSETTSSSDMSYLLTARRLRLVPLKMNQLIKCPRRNQPVVVLNHPDVDSPEIINVMKTINKYKGQVLKVVLSERTRSCLGVKRYRKRLTFQNAETGNQAKKQSMLKMKLKKTHKNNYQVVETSPAEALQCVFKCWFCGRVYMDQEEWISHGQRHLIEATKGWDVLSLQAKKR, from the coding sequence atgcagttgaaaaaaatgagggaaatttTACCAAGATTGTATCCTGGCCaaattaatgataaaaataattctttaacTACATCCCCAAAGCAATCTGATGATAAAACAAGTCTGTCAAAAGGGGTGGATGACCAAAACTGCTGTTACCAAGGAACTGAGGCTGAGAACAATAAGTTGTCACTGATAAGCTgtataaaatgcagaaatgttcagaaaatttCAATTCAAGATATAGAAAAGCATAAGAAGCTTGAATGGACTGAAGACAAAAATTTCATCTGCAAGAAGTGCAGTCATATTAAACCACCAGCTTTTGATTATGTTCCTGAGGGTGCCAATGCAGCAGACTATGAAAGACACGAAAGGAAAAGcccaaataaaacccagaaaacgtttaaagtaaaaaattttCTGCCAGGTAAATACTACTGTGataaatgcagattttctaCAAAGGATCCTTTACAGTATAAAAAACATGTAGGACAACATGAAGAAATTAAGTTTCTTTGTTCCCACTGTAGTTATGTATCCTACACCAAAGGAGAATTCCAGAGACATTTGGTGAAGCACACTGGAACCTTTCCGTATCAGTGTGAGTACTGTGAATATGGTGCTGTTAGACATGACTATATAGTTAAACATACAAGAAGAGTGCATGAAACACCCAGAAAACGGCTGTCAAATACTCTCGTGAACCACAAGCAAAAGAAGCTGATTCAAAGCACTTTatgtaaaaagcagaaatacaataaaattcCTCTCCAAAATGAACTTTCAAATTTGTCTTCAAATATGGTTTGTGAGTTTCCAAGTAAAGCAACTAAAACAGCCTGCTCATCTCAAAATGTAGAATGTAGCATAAACACATCATCAGTCCAGGATAAGACAATATTGGAGCCATCTGAAATGAGTGTATGTGAGAATCAAAGTGTGGAGGTTGAGGTTTATTCTCCAAAAACAGAGCCTTTACAGCCTGGGATGCCTTTAACAGTAATTGCACCATCTGAGCTTGTAGTTCCTTCCAACTGTTTAGCTCAGATAGTAGAGCTTAAAATAGTGAATGGAGCACAACAGCTGGTTCTTAAACTAATTCCAATGAAAGAAGCAGCTTACAAACCTGTGAACTGTGCTGAAGAGGAACTTGAGAGTCAAGGTACAGAACAATCTGCAGAAGTAAAAACCCCATCTTCTGTGTGTCAAAATGAGTTACTAACTATGGAAGTGAATGTAAACAAATCATCCAGTGTTAGTAACCAGCCTAATTTGGATAGTACATATGAGAAGAATTCTGAATGTTTTTGTTCTCCTGATCCTCAACTCTCAGGCTATAGCTCTGTATCTATACAGAGGGAAGATACATCAAAGCTATGCTTTCATTTGGTGAAAGGTGTTGATGTCCATTCAGGTGTTATAGAACTTTGTTCTCCATCTCTGGCGatgaacagcactgaaaaaaaaagtgatctCAAATCCTCAAGGGGGAAAGTAGATGGAAAAAATAGTGATCTGTATTGTAATGAAGAAGGTGAAGACACATACCGTCCAAAATACACTTCTGTTTCTGAAGGCAGTAGTTCCAAGAATATTCCAGTAGAAGCTGCTCAGGAAGGCAAAAATTCTTTTGCTGTCTGTAAAGAAAAGGGTATATTGTGTGTGAAGAGGCTTGACAAGGAACATAGAAGTCTACCAGTCAGCTCTACTGAAGCACATTTAGCAGGAAAGGGTTTTGGTAAAAAATCTATTACATCTTCCGAAGCAGGAAAAAACTTCCATATTAATAAAACTCCACCTTTTGAGGATGTAACTTCTGGCTTGAGCAAGGTAAAGAGAACTGAAACCCTAAGTCAAAAGAGTGGTCATCTTCTGGAATCACTGGAGCTACAGAAGATGGAAAATAAAGGCAGTCCTTTTGAAGGACCTGTTatttcatctgtattttctcttaGCTCTGGGGCTAAAAATGTGCCAGAGGATGTCAGATGGGATGACACAACACGCAGGAAGAAATCAGCAACATTGCTGTGTAGAAAGATTGCTCAACTCATGAATGCTGCTGAACCTAACATGAAATCCATGCCCTTGAGATGTCAGGCTTCTAGTAAAAAGTTGCATTTGCCTCGGGAAAGTTCAGCAAGCTGTGCCACTGAAGTGGAGCAAACTGCAACTGTGTCTGAAGTGCATGGTGAAAGAAGTGTGATTAGTAGTGAAGAACACAGTAAAGATCAGCTCTTTACATTTGCAAGAACTTCTAAAAACAGGGTAACTAAAAATTCTCATGTTGCTACCCCAGTGTTTATCCCCAAAGGGACAATGCTGAGAGTGCTGAATGCTAGTAGCAGTCAAAGCTCATGTGGAATAGAAAACAGGGGTGAAACATCAGCCACTGTGCATCACAATGAAATGTTCCTGCCTCGCCCAGTCCCCGTGAGTGCTTCTGAGACACTTAGCAGTAAGTTCCCGAGTTTGCCTAATCAGAGCGAACCAAGTGCTGAGTCCCAAACTGTATCACTCAGGCAAAGACCAAAGCGAGAGGCAAGTGCTAAAAGTAACAGCAAGCAAACTGGTGTACCATTTCAGAAAAGCAATGATGTGAGCAAACAGAGCAAGCCTTATTCAAAAAGTCAGCTAAGTCCCAAAAATAAGGCAAAACAACCAAGCTTCAGAGAACTTCCTAAGAGGAAAACAAGAGCTCAGTCGGAAACCACTTCGAGTTCTGATATGTCATACCTGTTGACAGCAAGACGTCTTCGACTCGTTCCTCTGAAAATGAATCAGTTGATAAAATGCCCTCGTCGTAATCAGCCAGTTGTGGTACTAAACCACCCTGATGTCGATTCACCAGAGATAATTAATGTCATGAAAACTATCAACAAGTATAAAGGTCAAGTCCTGAAAGTAGTTCTTTCAGAAAGGACAAGAAGTTGTCTTGGTGTCAAACGTTATCGAAAACGTCTTACTTTTCAGAATGCTGAGACAGGAAACCAAGCAAAAAAGCAGAGCATGCTAAAAATGAAGCTAAAAAAGACGCACAAAAACAACTACCAAGTGGTGGAAACTTCACCAGCTGAAGCACTTCAGTGTGTGTTTAAGTGTTGGTTTTGTGGAAGAGTATATATGGACCAAGAAGAATGGATAAGTCATGGGCAGAGGCACTTAATAGAGGCAACCAAGGGTTGGGATGTTCTTTCTCTTCAAGCAAAAAAACGTTAA